From Strix uralensis isolate ZFMK-TIS-50842 chromosome 1, bStrUra1, whole genome shotgun sequence, a single genomic window includes:
- the PPP1R3G gene encoding protein phosphatase 1 regulatory subunit 3G has protein sequence MASPARPRQELAAAAAAEEQRRLRGAAPPVPRDAKREAAAGERLLLLELRRCGRPPSPGPGEHREEGEEEEEEEEEEEEAAAGEDCCSKCKKRVQFADSLGLSLASVKHFSDAEEPQVPPAALSRLQSPPAEERGPPPPAEDPPPPALRLVPDFPDGGEPSAERLRRQRVCLERLGRPPAPTDVRGTVQVQGCPGPKEVTVRYTFNEWLSFLDVPAVPLPPAPAAAGDPPAQRYSFALCVPPSLREGSALHFAIRYRSPQGEYWDNNGGRNYTLRCCGGSPGGGPPAPPPPPAAASPPPPAAPRY, from the coding sequence ATGGCGAGCCCCGCACGCCCGCGGCAGGAgctggcggcggcagcggcggcggaggAGCAGCGGAGGctccgcggcgcggccccgccggtGCCCCGCGACGCCaagcgggaggcggcggcgggggagcggctgctgctgctggagctgcgcCGCTGCGGGCGGCCGCCGTCCCCCGGCCCCGGCGAGCAccgggaggagggggaggaggaggaagaggaggaggaggaggaggaggaagcggcgGCGGGCGAAGACTGTTGCAGCAAGTGCAAGAAGCGGGTGCAGTTCGCCGACTCGCTGGGGCTGAGCCTCGCCAGCGTCAAGCACTTCAGCGACGCCGAGGAGCCGCAGGTGCCGCCCGCCGCCCTGTCCCGCCTGCAGAGCCCGCCCGCCGAGGAgcggggcccgccgccgcccgccgaggacccgccgccgcccgccctgcgCCTGGTGCCCGACTTCCCCGACGGCGGGGAGCCCAGCGCCGAGCGGCTGCGGCGGCAGCGCGTCTGCTTGGAGCGGCTGGGCCGGCCCCCGGCGCCCACCGACGTGCGGGGCACGGTGCAGGTGCAGGGCTGCCCCGGCCCCAAGGAGGTGACGGTGCGCTACACCTTCAACGAGTGGCTCTCCTTCCTGGACGTGCCGGCCGTgcccctgcccccggccccggcggccgccggCGACCCGCCGGCCCAGCGCTACAGCTTCGCCCTCTGCGTCCCGCCGAGCCTGCGGGAGGGCTCGGCCCTCCACTTCGCCATCCGCTACCGCAGCCCGCAGGGCGAGTACTGGGACAACAACGGCGGCCGCAACTACACGCTGCGCTGCTGCGGCGGCTCCCCCgggggcggcccccccgccccgccgccgccccccgccgccgccagcccgccgccccccgctgccccccgctaCTGA